In Arthrobacter sp. QXT-31, one genomic interval encodes:
- a CDS encoding glutamine amidotransferase, which produces MKPFLLLASRAEDVAAEDEYEAYLRFGGLEPHQLKRIRMEREPLPELDLDDYSGVIVGGSPFTSSDPPEKKSEAQHRVERELSGLLDRIVAEDFPFLGACYGVGTLGLHQGAVIDRTYGEQLGGVTISLSPEGLRDPLLAGLPAQFTAFTGHKEGCTVLPPHAVLLASSAACPVHMFRIKQNLYATQFHPELDAEGLVTRIDIYRHAGYFPPESAEELMAQARTFTATEPMKILRNFVKLYGR; this is translated from the coding sequence GTGAAGCCGTTTCTGCTGCTCGCCTCACGGGCCGAGGACGTCGCCGCGGAGGACGAATACGAGGCGTACCTGCGCTTTGGCGGGCTGGAGCCGCACCAGCTGAAGCGGATCCGGATGGAGCGCGAACCACTGCCGGAGCTGGACTTGGACGACTACTCCGGCGTCATCGTGGGCGGCAGCCCGTTCACCTCAAGCGACCCGCCCGAAAAGAAGAGCGAAGCCCAGCACCGCGTGGAGCGTGAACTGTCCGGGCTGCTGGACCGGATCGTGGCGGAGGACTTCCCCTTCCTGGGCGCCTGCTACGGCGTCGGCACCCTTGGCCTGCACCAGGGCGCGGTGATCGACCGGACGTACGGCGAGCAGTTGGGCGGCGTGACCATCAGCCTCAGCCCCGAGGGCCTGCGGGATCCCCTGCTGGCCGGCCTTCCCGCACAGTTCACGGCATTCACGGGCCACAAGGAAGGGTGCACGGTGCTGCCCCCGCACGCCGTGCTGCTGGCGAGCTCCGCCGCCTGCCCGGTCCACATGTTCCGGATCAAGCAGAACCTGTATGCCACCCAGTTTCATCCGGAACTCGACGCCGAGGGCCTGGTGACCAGGATCGACATCTACCGCCACGCCGGGTACTTCCCGCCGGAATCCGCTGAAGAACTGATGGCGCAGGCCCGGACCTTCACCGCCACCGAACCGATGAAGATCCTGCGGAATTTCGTGAAGCTCTACGGACGGTAA